From the Methanomassiliicoccales archaeon genome, one window contains:
- a CDS encoding flavodoxin domain-containing protein has product MNALVAFGTRYGSTEAVANEIATVLRSNGIDTEVLDLRSRKNETVSSYQLVVVGSGIMAGSWSKESLRFLDKNRDEMKGRKIALFACCGDVEFKKEQAAEWKRKYVTEVGTKYGIEPISTALFGGVMDFEQYGFLVKAIMKNARKTIEERGADPSKPYDFRKWDEIREWAASLV; this is encoded by the coding sequence ATGAACGCGTTGGTGGCGTTCGGAACTAGGTATGGTTCGACGGAGGCGGTGGCGAACGAGATCGCTACCGTGCTCCGTTCGAACGGCATCGACACCGAGGTCCTGGACCTCCGTTCGAGGAAGAACGAGACTGTCTCCTCCTACCAGCTCGTGGTCGTCGGCAGCGGCATAATGGCCGGTTCCTGGTCTAAGGAATCGTTGCGGTTCCTGGACAAGAACAGGGACGAAATGAAGGGTCGGAAGATAGCCCTCTTCGCCTGCTGCGGGGACGTGGAGTTCAAGAAGGAACAGGCCGCGGAATGGAAGAGAAAGTACGTCACCGAGGTCGGCACCAAGTACGGCATCGAGCCCATCTCGACGGCGCTCTTCGGCGGCGTCATGGACTTCGAGCAGTATGGCTTCCTGGTCAAGGCGATCATGAAGAACGCCAGGAAGACCATCGAGGAACGTGGAGCGGACCCGTCCAAACCGTACGATTTCCGAAAATGGGACGAGATCAGGGAATGGGCCGCATCCCTGGTCTGA